The DNA segment GCTGCCATTCCTCCAGTGCCCCTGATTTCGGACCCGACGCGCCCGGTCAGGCGGTTGTCGGGGCCCCGGTCACTTTGATCCCCATCGATCGCGCCGTTCCGGCGACCATCGTGGCGGCCTTGAGCACATCGAAGGCGTTCAGATCGTTCATCTTCACCTTCGCGATGTCGACACACTGATCCCACGTCACCGTTGCTACCTTCTGCCGCAAGGGATCCGCTGCGCCACTCTCGATGTTCGCGGCCTTCTTCAGCAACACAGCCGCAGGCGGGCTCTTGATGATAAAGGTGAAGG comes from the Rhodothermales bacterium genome and includes:
- the rplK gene encoding 50S ribosomal protein L11, coding for MAKKIEAFIKLQVKAGQANPAPPIGPALGQKGVNIMEFCKQFNASTQDRMGLILPVVITVFADKSFTFIIKSPPAAVLLKKAANIESGAADPLRQKVATVTWDQCVDIAKVKMNDLNAFDVLKAATMVAGTARSMGIKVTGAPTTA